In Musa acuminata AAA Group cultivar baxijiao chromosome BXJ3-11, Cavendish_Baxijiao_AAA, whole genome shotgun sequence, one DNA window encodes the following:
- the LOC135652387 gene encoding 20 kDa chaperonin, chloroplastic-like — protein sequence MAALQPFGCGVGARSLPSFEGLRLAPPATRTSSSYSSSSSSVGTLGLGLKRRSLPALVVKAATVIAPKYSSIKPLGDRVLVKIKSSEEKTSGGILLPMTAQSKPQGGEIVAVGEGKTIGKKEINISVEVGKQVIYSKYAGTELEFNGSKHLLLKEDDIMGILDTDDIKDLKPLNDRVLIKVAEAEEKTAGGLLLTEATKDKPSIGTVIAVGPGPLDQEGNRRALKIIPGSTVMYSKYAGSEFKGADGADYIVLKASDVMAVLAAS from the exons ATGGCGGCGCTGCAGCCATTCGGATGCGGAGTAGGAGCCAGGAGCTTACCTTCTTTCGAAGGCCTTCGCCTCGCGCCACCGGCCACCCGGACCTCctcctcttattcttcttcttcttcttctgttggaACCCTTGGTTTGGGGCTCAAGCGGAGGAGCCTTCCTGCCCTCGTTGTCAAGGCTGCCACTGTTATCGCTCCCAAG TATTCATCCATCAAGCCATTGGGTGATAGGGTGCTAGTTAAGATCAAGTCGTCAGAGGAGAAAACCAGTGGAGGCATACTGCTTCCAATGACTGCCCAGTCAAAACCTCAAGGGGGTGAAATTGTTGCCGTTGGAGAAGGCAAAACAATTGGGAAGAAGGAAATAAACATCAGTGTCGAG GTTGGTAAACAGGTCATCTACTCAAAGTATGCAGGAACAGAGCTTGAATTCAATGGTTCTAAGCATCTTTTGTTGAAGGAAGATGACATCATGGGTATTCTTGATACTGATGATATTAAGGACCTCAAGCCACTTAACGACCGAGTTCTAATCAAG GTTGCAGAAGCTGAAGAGAAGACCGCTGGTGGCTTACTATTGACTGAGGCCACAAAAGATAAGCCTTCCATTGGGACG GTGATTGCGGTTGGCCCTGGGCCGTTGGATCAGGAGGGCAATAGAAGGGCATTGAAGATCATCCCGGGTAGCACTGTCATGTACTCCAAATATGCAGGAAGCGAGTTCAAGGGTGCTGACGGTGCAGATTACATTGTTTTGAAGGCGTCCGATGTGATGGCCGTCCTAGCCGCCTCCTAA